A stretch of the Xiphias gladius isolate SHS-SW01 ecotype Sanya breed wild chromosome 19, ASM1685928v1, whole genome shotgun sequence genome encodes the following:
- the LOC120805320 gene encoding interleukin-1 beta-like, translated as MESEMKCNMSKMWSSEMPRGLDLEISHHPLTMRHVVNLIIATERLKASISESVLSTEFRDENLLNIMLDSIVEEHFVCECHTAPPVQFSRTDEHQCSVTDVLKRSLVVVNNSMELHAVMLQGGSENRKVHLNMSTYVHPSPSTEALPVALGIKDTNFYLSCHKEGDKPTLHLEVVEDKSSLLGISVESEMVRFLFYKRDSGLNLSTLMSARFPEWYISTAALDNKPVEMCLESADRHRTFNIQC; from the exons atgGAATCCGAGATGAAATGCAACATGAGCAAGATGTGGAGCTCCGAGATGCCCCGGGGACTGGACTTGGAGATCTCCCATCATCCATTGACAATGAGGCACGTGGTCAACCTGATCATCGCCACGGAGAGGCTGAAGGCCAGCATATCGGAATCAGTGCTGAGCACTGAGTTCAGAGATGAAAACCTTCTCAACATCATGCTGGACAGCATAGTGGAAG aGCATTTTGTGTGCGAGTGTCATACAGCTCCACCAGTTCAGTTCAGCAGGACGGACGAGCACCAGTGCAGCGTGACCGACGTACTGAAGAGGAGCTTAGTTGTGGTCAATAACAGCATGGAGCTCCACGCAGTGATGCTGCAGGGAGGCAGTGAAAACCGCAAAG TTCACCTGAACATGTCGACCTACGTGCACCCGTCACCCAGCACCGAGGCCCTACCAGTGGCTCTGGGCATCAAAGACACAAATTTCTACCTGTCATGCCACAAGGAAGGTGACAAGCCGACCCTGCATCTGGAG GTGGTGGAGGACAAAAGCAGTCTGTTGGGTATCAGCGTGGAAAGTGAGATGGTGCGATTTCTGTTCTACAAACGGGACAGCGGGCTGAACCTCAGCACCCTCATGTCCGCCCGCTTCCCTGAATGGTACATCAGCACAGCAGCGCTTGACAACAAGCCGGTAGAAATGTGCTTGGAGAGCGCCGACCGCCACCGAACCTTCAACATCCAGTGTTAG